A single window of Flavobacterium sp. 140616W15 DNA harbors:
- a CDS encoding cupin domain-containing protein, whose product MKTIPRRIVTGIKNGKSIIEKDEIVSNVSEHFPGLIISDIWSTDSMPVQLSEEKIIENTAFPHTPKNGTYFRYVQIPPDKDLGIAVAVGQPHPLMHQTATLDYIVILSGEIYLIMDEGETLLQAGDIVIQRGTNHAWSNRSNEPCIQLAVLVDASF is encoded by the coding sequence ATGAAAACGATACCAAGAAGAATTGTAACAGGAATTAAGAATGGGAAATCTATTATTGAAAAAGATGAAATAGTAAGTAATGTTTCAGAACACTTTCCAGGTCTTATTATATCTGATATTTGGAGTACTGATAGTATGCCAGTACAACTTTCTGAAGAGAAAATTATAGAAAATACAGCATTTCCCCACACACCCAAGAATGGTACTTATTTTCGATATGTACAGATTCCGCCTGATAAAGATTTAGGAATTGCTGTGGCAGTTGGACAACCACATCCATTAATGCATCAAACCGCTACATTAGATTATATCGTTATACTTTCTGGAGAAATATATCTTATTATGGATGAAGGAGAAACTCTCTTGCAAGCAGGGGATATCGTAATACAAAGAGGAACAAATCATGCATGGAGCAACAGATCGAATGAGCCTTGTATTCAATTGGCAGTTCTAGTAGATGCTTCTTTTTAG
- the metI gene encoding methionine ABC transporter permease MetI, producing MSESIILLLLKGTLETIIMTLLSGFFGFLLGLPAGIFLFLTRKGQIMEHVLFNRILSVVVNIFRSIPFIILIVWMIPFTRALVGTSIGVSAALVPLSIGAAPFIARLVENSLLGLPSGLIEAARALGATPFQIVYKVLLPEALPSIINAASITLITLVGYSAMGGAVGAGGLGQIGYQYGYIGYDATIMNIVLILLVALVFIIQFIGDALSKRFDHR from the coding sequence ATGTCTGAATCTATTATACTATTATTATTAAAAGGTACATTAGAAACTATTATAATGACCTTACTTTCTGGATTCTTCGGTTTCTTATTGGGACTTCCAGCAGGTATTTTTCTATTCCTAACCCGCAAGGGACAAATTATGGAGCATGTTCTATTTAACCGAATTTTATCGGTTGTAGTAAACATTTTCAGATCTATTCCTTTCATCATTTTAATTGTATGGATGATTCCTTTTACAAGAGCATTAGTAGGAACTTCTATTGGAGTTAGTGCTGCATTAGTCCCTCTTAGCATAGGAGCTGCTCCTTTTATTGCTCGATTAGTAGAGAACAGTCTTTTGGGATTACCTTCAGGATTGATAGAAGCAGCGAGAGCATTGGGTGCAACACCTTTTCAGATTGTTTACAAGGTATTATTGCCTGAAGCACTTCCTTCTATTATCAATGCTGCATCGATTACACTAATCACACTTGTAGGTTATTCAGCAATGGGTGGTGCTGTAGGTGCTGGTGGTTTAGGACAAATTGGATACCAATACGGATATATTGGTTATGACGCTACAATCATGAATATAGTATTGATTCTTCTTGTTGCGCTAGTATTTATTATACAATTTATTGGAGATGCACTCTCAAAACGTTTTGATCACAGATAA
- a CDS encoding HAMP domain-containing sensor histidine kinase, producing the protein MYLLFDNGKKDYNIKKEVEAKNENLILANKELDRFVYSASHDLRSPITSLKGLIEITQMEDNLEQIREYLNLMKLSLIKQDQFISDIIDYSKNKRKGVVLENISLINLFEGAIIQHTHIENADRIIVDIEILVDVIKSDSLRLKIIINNLLSNAIKYADENKQEMRIFIKTYIEGNFYKIEVIDNGIGIKPEFKEHIFEMFYVIDSNKGSGLGLYILKEAVKSLNGSIEVESEFTVGSKFVVTIPRL; encoded by the coding sequence TTGTATCTATTATTCGATAATGGTAAAAAAGATTATAATATCAAAAAAGAAGTAGAAGCGAAGAATGAAAATTTAATTCTTGCAAATAAAGAACTAGATAGATTTGTTTATAGTGCTTCACATGATTTAAGATCTCCTATTACTTCTCTCAAGGGATTAATTGAGATTACTCAAATGGAAGACAACTTAGAACAAATAAGAGAATATCTCAATTTGATGAAATTAAGCTTAATTAAGCAAGATCAATTTATAAGTGATATTATTGATTATTCTAAAAATAAAAGAAAAGGAGTTGTTTTAGAAAACATAAGTTTAATAAATTTATTTGAAGGAGCAATAATACAACACACACACATAGAAAATGCCGATCGTATTATTGTAGATATTGAAATTTTGGTTGATGTAATTAAAAGTGACAGCCTTAGATTAAAAATTATTATAAATAACTTACTCTCTAATGCTATAAAATATGCTGATGAAAACAAACAAGAAATGCGTATTTTTATTAAGACTTACATCGAAGGGAATTTTTATAAAATCGAAGTAATTGATAATGGAATTGGAATTAAACCAGAATTTAAGGAGCATATATTCGAAATGTTCTATGTTATTGATAGTAATAAAGGTTCGGGATTAGGTCTTTATATATTGAAAGAAGCTGTGAAAAGCCTTAATGGAAGTATTGAAGTAGAATCTGAGTTTACTGTTGGAAGTAAGTTTGTAGTAACAATACCTAGATTATAA
- the metN gene encoding methionine ABC transporter ATP-binding protein MetN → MIELKNITKKFYKTGREITALNNVSLHVPEGKIFGVIGTSGAGKSTLIRCINLLEKPTSGDVIIGGKSLLYRSNSELAQERRQIGMIFQHFNLLSSRTVFGNVAFPLELAGVSKDEIKNRVKELLELVGLEEKINDYPASLSGGQKQRVAIARTLANNPKVLLCDEATSALDPGTTRSILNLLKDINKRLNITILLITHQMEVVKAICDEVAVISNGELIEQGTIGEIFANPKHPLTSEFIASSLHIEIPEIYQERLSTVYKDGLNPLLRLELNGKSVNEPILTQAARKFNVNANIITAQTAFAGDANFGILIVELSGDESEQNQAINFFKEKHIKTEILGYV, encoded by the coding sequence ATGATAGAATTAAAAAATATAACCAAGAAGTTTTACAAGACTGGAAGGGAAATTACAGCCCTTAATAATGTCTCCCTTCATGTACCAGAAGGGAAAATTTTTGGTGTAATTGGTACTTCAGGAGCAGGAAAGAGTACACTTATACGCTGTATTAACTTATTAGAAAAACCAACATCTGGTGATGTAATCATTGGCGGAAAGTCTTTATTATATCGTTCAAATTCTGAATTAGCACAAGAAAGAAGACAAATCGGAATGATTTTTCAACATTTTAATTTACTTTCATCCAGAACTGTTTTTGGTAATGTGGCTTTTCCATTAGAACTAGCTGGAGTTTCTAAAGATGAAATAAAAAACAGAGTTAAAGAATTACTAGAGCTTGTAGGTCTTGAAGAAAAAATAAATGATTACCCTGCTAGTCTTTCTGGCGGTCAAAAACAACGTGTTGCTATTGCAAGAACTTTGGCTAATAATCCTAAAGTATTACTGTGTGATGAAGCGACAAGTGCTTTGGATCCAGGAACTACAAGGTCTATTCTGAATTTACTAAAAGACATAAACAAACGATTAAATATTACCATATTACTTATCACCCATCAAATGGAAGTTGTAAAAGCCATTTGTGATGAAGTTGCCGTAATTAGCAATGGTGAATTAATAGAACAAGGAACTATTGGGGAGATATTTGCCAATCCAAAACATCCTTTAACAAGCGAATTTATTGCTTCTTCGTTACATATCGAAATTCCTGAAATATATCAAGAACGCCTTTCTACAGTTTACAAAGATGGACTAAATCCATTATTGCGATTAGAGTTAAATGGCAAGTCGGTAAATGAGCCTATCCTTACTCAAGCTGCAAGAAAATTTAATGTTAATGCCAATATTATAACTGCACAAACCGCATTTGCTGGCGATGCTAATTTTGGAATCCTTATTGTAGAACTTTCTGGTGATGAAAGTGAGCAAAATCAAGCAATCAACTTTTTTAAAGAAAAACATATTAAAACTGAAATATTAGGCTATGTCTGA
- the metQ gene encoding methionine ABC transporter substrate-binding lipoprotein MetQ, producing MNTKNKFSILTGILLLTLVFANCGKDKKNDPNHIKVGVAAGPEFVVAQAAQKVAKEKYGLDVELITFNDYVVPNEALNQGDIDANAFQHKPYLDEQSKQRGYKLAIIGKTFVYPIAGYSKKIKSLSELQPESTIIIPNDPTNGGRSLLLLQKNGLIKLKDGVGLLPKVTDIAENPKNLKILELEAPQIARALDDANVTIAIINNTFSSQAGLVPSKDALFVEDKDSPYVNLIVSREDNKNEEKVQKFLKAFQSEEVAKAAEKEFKGGAVKGW from the coding sequence ATGAATACAAAAAATAAATTTTCAATACTTACAGGAATACTACTACTTACATTAGTATTTGCTAACTGCGGAAAAGACAAAAAAAACGACCCTAACCATATTAAAGTTGGTGTTGCTGCTGGACCTGAATTTGTAGTTGCACAAGCTGCTCAAAAAGTTGCTAAAGAAAAATATGGTCTTGATGTAGAGCTAATAACCTTTAATGATTATGTAGTTCCTAACGAAGCATTAAACCAAGGAGATATCGATGCAAATGCATTCCAACACAAACCATATCTTGACGAGCAATCTAAACAGAGAGGATACAAACTGGCTATTATCGGAAAAACCTTTGTTTATCCTATAGCTGGTTATTCTAAAAAAATAAAATCACTTAGCGAGTTGCAACCAGAAAGCACTATTATTATTCCTAATGATCCAACCAATGGTGGCCGTTCGTTGCTATTATTACAAAAAAACGGACTTATAAAACTTAAAGATGGTGTTGGTCTTTTACCTAAAGTAACTGATATAGCCGAAAATCCTAAGAACCTAAAAATTCTAGAATTAGAAGCACCACAAATAGCAAGAGCATTAGATGATGCAAATGTAACTATTGCTATCATCAATAATACATTCTCATCACAAGCAGGTCTTGTACCGTCTAAAGATGCCTTATTTGTAGAAGATAAAGATTCTCCTTACGTAAACTTAATTGTTTCTAGAGAAGATAATAAAAACGAAGAAAAGGTTCAAAAATTCCTTAAAGCATTCCAATCTGAAGAAGTAGCAAAAGCTGCTGAAAAAGAATTTAAAGGAGGCGCTGTTAAGGGCTGGTAG
- a CDS encoding helix-turn-helix domain-containing protein, with product MERKVKYNYEFKLRCVEEVLKRHNSVKGTAKANSIAESNLTCWISRYNEFGIEGLLLRQKNKIYTADFKLKVIQTIQNKSISLDEACLIFQIPAQSTIISWQRRYAKDYLAGLELKSRGRPAVMNFKRKQRKTDKPLSREEELLKELEYLRAENEILKKFNALVQAEQANQNKKLKP from the coding sequence ATGGAAAGAAAAGTCAAATACAATTATGAATTTAAACTTCGTTGTGTAGAGGAAGTTTTAAAAAGACATAACTCGGTTAAAGGCACAGCCAAAGCAAACAGCATAGCCGAGAGTAACCTTACATGCTGGATTAGTCGTTATAATGAATTTGGAATAGAAGGTCTTTTACTAAGACAAAAAAATAAAATTTATACTGCAGACTTTAAATTGAAAGTGATACAAACCATTCAAAATAAGTCTATATCTTTGGATGAAGCCTGCTTAATTTTCCAAATTCCAGCACAGTCCACAATAATAAGCTGGCAAAGAAGATATGCGAAAGATTACTTGGCAGGTTTAGAACTTAAATCACGAGGTAGACCAGCAGTTATGAATTTTAAGAGAAAACAACGAAAAACAGATAAACCTTTAAGCAGGGAAGAAGAGCTCTTAAAGGAGTTAGAGTATCTGCGCGCTGAGAACGAAATTCTAAAAAAGTTCAACGCCTTAGTTCAAGCCGAGCAAGCCAATCAAAACAAAAAGCTCAAACCATAA
- a CDS encoding IS3 family transposase encodes MMELRHKYDLDLLLNCMNMVRSTYYYYEKKGQVIDKYQEIKELIKKIYNYHKGRLGYRRITLLIKKEGILINHKTVLRLMKFLGLKSLIRIKKYRSYKGEQGRIVPNILQRNFKADKPIEKWATDVTEFNVSGNKLYLSPIIDLFNGEIISYELSQRPVFNQISTMLEKAFAKIPDNTNLTLHSDQGWQYQMKQYHYLLKKKGIKQSMSRKGNCLDNAVIENFFGILKSELFYLKKYSSINQLKQEIVEYINYYNNDRIKLNLKGMSPIQYRAHYFQT; translated from the coding sequence ATAATGGAATTAAGGCATAAGTATGATTTAGATCTTTTACTAAATTGTATGAACATGGTTAGAAGTACGTATTATTACTATGAAAAAAAAGGTCAGGTAATCGATAAATATCAAGAGATAAAAGAATTAATTAAAAAGATTTACAATTATCATAAGGGTAGATTGGGATATAGACGTATTACTCTATTAATCAAAAAAGAAGGTATTTTAATTAATCACAAAACAGTACTTCGATTGATGAAATTTTTAGGATTAAAAAGTTTAATCAGAATCAAGAAGTACAGATCATATAAAGGTGAACAGGGAAGAATAGTTCCCAATATATTACAACGTAATTTTAAGGCAGATAAACCTATTGAGAAATGGGCAACCGATGTGACTGAATTTAATGTTTCTGGCAATAAACTGTACTTATCGCCGATAATTGATCTGTTTAATGGAGAGATAATCAGCTATGAATTATCTCAAAGACCAGTGTTTAATCAAATCTCAACAATGCTTGAAAAAGCATTTGCAAAAATACCAGATAATACTAATTTAACTCTGCATTCTGACCAAGGCTGGCAGTATCAAATGAAACAATATCATTATTTATTAAAGAAAAAAGGAATTAAACAAAGTATGTCCAGAAAAGGGAATTGTCTTGACAATGCGGTTATTGAAAATTTCTTCGGAATATTAAAATCAGAACTGTTTTATCTTAAAAAATACAGTTCTATTAATCAATTGAAACAAGAGATTGTTGAGTATATAAATTATTATAATAATGACAGAATTAAACTTAATCTAAAAGGAATGAGCCCGATACAATACCGAGCTCATTATTTTCAAACTTAA